In Allocoprobacillus halotolerans, a genomic segment contains:
- a CDS encoding PTS beta-glucoside transporter subunit IIBCA: MGINNVVTANGLFVEGKTIIDLYPQMADISAMINMFANAAFTFLPVLIGFSATQKFGGNPYLGAAMGMIMVHPDLLNAYSLGTGVEIPTWNLFGLTVQAVGYQGTVLPVLAVSWILANIEKRLHKVTPTWLDNLTTPLISVLVTGFLTFIVVGPVLRSAGDLLAMGITWVYNTLGFVGGAIFGLLYAPICLTGMHHSFIAVETQLIAAANTTGGSFIFPTAAMNNVAQGAAVLAVLLATHNKKLKSICSAAGVSAMLGITEPAMFGVTLKLRYPFYGAMIGSACGSAYIAATKTLATALGAAGLPGFISIHPSHWLHYFIGMGISIVVAFVVTMILFKKFCEKDENETVSQESVSLENMDQTKICAPFDCEIKPISECSDQVFASKAMGDGLVTIPKNGTLCSPIHGEVAMVFPTYHAIGLKNDNVELLLHIGLDTVKLEGKPFKVLVKAGDIVRIGDPLIEFDMDTIEKEGLSIETPLVITNQKEFNVLKTGKVQVQDEIIEVK; this comes from the coding sequence ATGGGTATTAACAATGTTGTAACTGCAAATGGTTTATTTGTTGAAGGTAAAACAATTATTGATTTATATCCACAAATGGCTGATATTTCAGCAATGATTAATATGTTTGCCAATGCAGCATTTACATTCTTACCAGTTTTGATTGGTTTTTCAGCAACTCAGAAGTTTGGTGGTAATCCATATCTAGGAGCTGCAATGGGAATGATTATGGTTCATCCAGACTTATTAAATGCCTATTCATTAGGAACAGGTGTAGAAATTCCAACATGGAATTTATTTGGATTAACAGTACAAGCTGTTGGTTATCAAGGAACAGTGTTACCAGTATTAGCAGTTTCTTGGATTTTAGCAAATATCGAAAAACGATTACACAAAGTGACTCCAACATGGTTGGATAACTTAACAACACCGTTAATTTCTGTGTTAGTAACTGGATTTTTAACATTTATCGTTGTTGGACCAGTTTTAAGAAGTGCTGGTGATTTACTTGCGATGGGTATTACATGGGTATATAATACATTAGGCTTTGTTGGTGGTGCTATTTTTGGATTGTTATATGCACCAATTTGTTTGACAGGTATGCATCATAGTTTTATTGCGGTGGAAACACAATTGATTGCAGCAGCGAATACAACAGGTGGTTCATTTATTTTCCCAACAGCTGCGATGAATAACGTCGCTCAAGGGGCTGCAGTACTTGCTGTTTTGTTGGCAACACATAATAAAAAATTAAAGTCTATTTGTTCAGCAGCCGGTGTTTCAGCAATGCTTGGGATTACTGAACCAGCGATGTTTGGTGTCACTTTAAAATTACGTTATCCTTTCTATGGAGCCATGATTGGTTCAGCTTGTGGTAGTGCATATATTGCAGCAACAAAAACTCTAGCAACTGCCCTTGGTGCAGCTGGTTTACCAGGATTTATTTCAATTCACCCAAGTCATTGGCTTCATTACTTTATTGGAATGGGAATTTCTATTGTTGTGGCGTTTGTAGTGACAATGATTTTATTTAAGAAATTCTGTGAAAAAGATGAAAATGAAACAGTATCTCAAGAGTCAGTTTCACTTGAAAATATGGATCAAACAAAAATCTGTGCTCCATTTGATTGTGAAATCAAACCTATCAGTGAATGTAGTGATCAAGTCTTTGCTTCAAAAGCTATGGGAGATGGTTTAGTAACAATTCCTAAAAATGGAACATTATGTTCACCTATTCATGGTGAAGTCGCAATGGTATTCCCAACTTATCATGCGATTGGTTTAAAAAATGACAATGTAGAATTATTACTTCATATCGGGTTGGATACTGTTAAATTAGAAGGGAAACCTTTTAAGGTATTGGTAAAAGCTGGAGATATAGTACGTATTGGTGATCCTCTTATTGAATTTGATATGGATACGATTGAAAAAGAAGGATTATCAATTGAAACACCACTTGTTATTACAAATCAAAAAGAATTTAATGTTTTAAAAACAGGAAAAGTTCAAGTTCAAGATGAAATTATTGAGGTAAAATAA
- a CDS encoding phosphatase PAP2 family protein — MKAFLEKYNSLKYLLYFFVAYMIGFMILENQSFSHMMITDSWIDQYIPFNEYFVIPYLLWFVFMVLGFAYFVFIDQSGVKRTYFYLFLGMSLSLLIYAVIPTGQNLRVQLYDENIFQCLVSFIYSIDSSTNVCPSIHVYNSVMMCVSLLKSQRVQQTSWLCVALVILTLLICMSTVMIKQHAFIDIIWALILAVIIYCVGKWKYDY; from the coding sequence ATGAAAGCATTTTTAGAAAAATATAATAGTTTGAAATATTTGCTTTATTTTTTTGTGGCCTATATGATTGGCTTTATGATTCTAGAAAATCAAAGTTTTTCACATATGATGATAACAGATTCATGGATTGATCAATATATACCATTTAATGAATATTTTGTTATTCCTTATTTATTATGGTTTGTATTTATGGTTTTAGGTTTTGCTTATTTTGTTTTTATTGATCAATCAGGTGTAAAAAGAACATATTTTTATTTGTTTTTAGGAATGAGTTTATCTTTGTTGATTTATGCTGTGATTCCAACAGGTCAAAACTTAAGAGTACAACTTTATGATGAAAATATCTTTCAATGTTTAGTGAGTTTTATTTACTCTATTGATTCATCTACAAATGTTTGTCCAAGCATTCATGTTTATAATAGTGTTATGATGTGTGTATCATTGTTGAAAAGTCAAAGAGTTCAACAAACTTCATGGTTATGTGTTGCGCTTGTTATCTTGACTTTATTGATTTGTATGTCTACAGTAATGATTAAACAACATGCTTTTATAGATATTATTTGGGCTTTGATTTTAGCTGTTATTATTTATTGTGTAGGGAAATGGAAATATGATTATTAA
- a CDS encoding PTS transporter subunit EIIB yields MDYQGIANKIIDGVGGQDNIRHAMHCATRLRLNLKNNDLVDEKKLEAIDEVKGTFLAGDQYQIILGSGLVNIVCDEVKKILGMSDEEVVEELGENKDHSFNVQLSY; encoded by the coding sequence ATGGATTATCAAGGTATTGCAAACAAAATTATTGATGGTGTAGGGGGACAGGATAATATACGTCATGCGATGCACTGTGCCACAAGATTACGTTTGAATTTAAAAAATAATGATTTAGTAGATGAGAAAAAATTAGAAGCAATTGATGAAGTCAAAGGAACATTTTTAGCAGGTGATCAATATCAAATTATTTTAGGATCAGGTCTTGTGAATATTGTTTGTGATGAAGTCAAAAAGATTTTAGGTATGAGTGATGAAGAAGTTGTAGAAGAATTAGGGGAAAACAAGGATCACTCATTCAACGTGCAGTTAAGTTATTAA
- a CDS encoding LacI family DNA-binding transcriptional regulator, whose protein sequence is MKAKRLTMKDIAQMAGVGKSTVSRYFNGGYVKEETRARIHKIIEENGYEPNVMAQIMKRKHSQLIGIITPALDSTTSSRMMMTMDEYLRGQKYTPLIINTNHNELRELMSIEQLRNLNVDGIILIATDLTMAHQKIISQIDIPFVVIGQRCKQGVAVVYDDYRAGYDLACYVAKKGHKDIAYVGVFQKDIAVGVERKQGVQDGLKAYGIDHYHFIETDFSFEKTRQVVGAFLDRHRPTAIICATDNLALACYKEIQIRGLKMPEDISLAGFGGYEISSLITPSLTTIRYENEEAACQGAKAMIDMIQEKDVESQHMVDYVLIEGGSISNLR, encoded by the coding sequence ATGAAAGCAAAACGATTAACAATGAAAGATATTGCACAAATGGCTGGAGTTGGGAAAAGCACTGTATCACGTTATTTTAATGGTGGTTATGTCAAAGAAGAAACACGTGCTAGAATACATAAGATTATTGAAGAAAATGGTTATGAGCCTAATGTCATGGCACAGATTATGAAGCGTAAACATTCACAGCTTATTGGTATTATTACACCTGCTTTAGATTCAACGACTTCATCTAGAATGATGATGACAATGGATGAATATTTAAGAGGGCAAAAATATACACCGTTGATTATTAATACAAATCATAATGAATTAAGAGAATTGATGTCGATTGAACAGTTGAGAAATTTAAATGTTGATGGGATTATTTTAATTGCGACAGATTTAACAATGGCTCACCAAAAAATTATTTCTCAAATTGATATTCCTTTTGTGGTAATTGGACAGCGTTGTAAGCAAGGGGTTGCGGTTGTGTATGATGATTATCGTGCTGGTTATGATTTGGCTTGTTATGTTGCAAAAAAAGGACATAAAGATATTGCTTATGTCGGTGTTTTTCAAAAAGATATTGCAGTTGGGGTAGAAAGAAAACAAGGTGTTCAGGATGGCTTGAAAGCATATGGCATTGATCACTATCATTTTATTGAAACAGATTTCTCGTTTGAAAAAACCAGACAGGTGGTGGGAGCATTTTTAGATCGTCATCGTCCAACAGCGATAATTTGTGCAACTGATAATTTAGCTTTAGCCTGTTATAAAGAAATTCAAATCAGAGGCTTAAAAATGCCAGAAGATATTTCTTTGGCAGGTTTTGGTGGCTATGAAATTTCCTCGTTAATTACCCCAAGTTTAACAACAATTCGTTATGAAAATGAAGAAGCTGCTTGTCAAGGTGCAAAAGCGATGATTGATATGATTCAAGAAAAAGATGTTGAATCACAACATATGGTTGATTATGTTTTAATTGAGGGTGGTAGTATTAGCAATCTGCGTTAG
- a CDS encoding HAD-IA family hydrolase codes for MKNIIFDIGNVLLDFQPEKYLQQYFSPSVMGDLMMIIFSSDEWIELDMGTMMIQDAIQSLTLKHPHYHDEIIFVMENWTHMMTPLQKNVEIVKELKDKGYHLYLLSNFHKEAIQTMFQRYDFFNLFEGGIISANEKLVKPDKKIYQLLLHRYHLETSESLFIDDMLANINMAKECHIHGLYLPYQSDLRTELQKRDIL; via the coding sequence ATGAAAAATATTATTTTTGATATTGGTAATGTCCTTTTAGATTTTCAGCCTGAAAAATATTTACAACAATATTTTTCACCATCTGTTATGGGTGATTTAATGATGATTATTTTTTCAAGTGATGAATGGATTGAATTAGATATGGGGACAATGATGATTCAAGATGCGATTCAATCATTAACTTTAAAACATCCTCACTATCATGATGAAATTATCTTTGTGATGGAAAATTGGACACATATGATGACACCTTTACAAAAAAATGTTGAAATCGTTAAAGAATTAAAAGATAAAGGCTATCATTTATATCTTTTATCTAATTTTCATAAAGAAGCCATTCAAACAATGTTTCAAAGATATGATTTCTTTAATCTTTTTGAAGGTGGTATTATTTCAGCCAATGAAAAGCTTGTGAAACCTGATAAAAAGATATATCAACTACTTTTGCATAGATATCACCTTGAAACAAGTGAATCCCTTTTTATTGATGATATGTTAGCAAATATTAACATGGCTAAAGAATGTCATATTCATGGACTATATCTTCCCTATCAATCTGATTTAAGAACTGAACTTCAAAAACGTGATATTTTATAA
- a CDS encoding glycoside hydrolase family 32 protein, whose amino-acid sequence MEEIRKQFEEANQKSQEVQQDAWRLKYHLMPPVGWLNDPNGLCQYQDVYHIFYQYAPQRADGKALKGWGHYTTKDFIHYQTQPITLYPDKPIDQDGAYSGCAWVNDDEIQFFYTGNIKFPGEYDYINEGRGHYVNAFSSQDGYHFSEKKNLLKNEDYPDDLSCHVRDPKIYQENDKYYMVLGARTRQSQGCVIIYQSDDLNHWQYYTRLETPYPFGYMWECPDFFELDSQKILMTCPQGLKQDGYHYENVYANGYFLVDGTMENLQLKEFQELDYGFDFYAPQTFLDQNNRRILIGWMGLPDIPYSNPTVEKGWQHALTLPRVLTLKNQHVYQYPVEEILQARQLKEQLDLSKNQTYHDSVICQCHFTQLSDAWTISLREDVILSYHQNLLTLTIGKSGYGRNARHIEIDSIEEIDIFSDTSSLEIFVNHGEYVLSSRVYDDMQDMNIFIDSSCHMDVYQMPNFIYTKDL is encoded by the coding sequence ATGGAAGAAATAAGAAAGCAATTTGAAGAAGCAAATCAAAAAAGTCAAGAAGTTCAACAGGATGCATGGCGATTAAAATATCATCTTATGCCTCCTGTAGGCTGGTTAAATGATCCTAATGGATTATGTCAATATCAAGATGTTTATCATATCTTTTATCAATATGCACCCCAAAGAGCAGATGGAAAAGCCTTGAAAGGATGGGGACATTATACAACAAAGGATTTTATTCATTATCAGACACAACCTATCACATTATATCCTGATAAACCTATTGATCAAGATGGTGCTTATTCAGGATGTGCATGGGTTAATGATGATGAAATTCAATTCTTCTATACGGGAAATATTAAATTTCCTGGAGAATATGATTATATTAATGAAGGTAGAGGACATTATGTCAATGCTTTCTCTAGTCAGGATGGTTATCATTTTAGTGAAAAGAAGAATCTTTTAAAAAATGAAGATTATCCAGATGATTTAAGCTGTCATGTGCGTGATCCTAAGATTTATCAGGAAAATGATAAATATTACATGGTATTAGGAGCCAGAACACGTCAAAGTCAAGGTTGTGTTATTATCTATCAATCTGATGATTTAAACCATTGGCAATATTATACACGTTTAGAAACACCATATCCTTTTGGTTATATGTGGGAATGTCCAGATTTCTTTGAATTAGATTCACAAAAAATCTTAATGACTTGTCCTCAAGGATTAAAACAGGATGGTTATCATTATGAAAATGTTTACGCTAATGGGTATTTCCTTGTTGATGGAACAATGGAAAACTTACAATTAAAAGAATTTCAGGAACTCGATTATGGTTTTGATTTCTATGCTCCACAGACATTTTTAGATCAAAACAATCGTCGTATTTTGATTGGCTGGATGGGATTACCAGATATTCCTTATAGCAATCCTACAGTTGAAAAAGGTTGGCAACATGCCTTAACATTACCAAGAGTTTTAACGTTAAAAAATCAACATGTTTACCAATATCCTGTAGAAGAAATTTTACAAGCCAGACAATTAAAAGAACAATTAGATTTATCAAAAAATCAAACTTATCATGATTCTGTTATATGTCAATGTCATTTCACACAATTATCTGATGCATGGACAATATCATTACGTGAAGATGTTATATTATCTTATCATCAAAATTTACTAACACTCACAATAGGTAAAAGTGGTTATGGCAGAAATGCACGTCATATTGAAATTGATTCTATTGAAGAAATAGATATATTTAGTGATACATCATCTTTAGAAATCTTTGTGAATCATGGGGAATATGTTTTATCATCAAGAGTATATGATGATATGCAAGATATGAATATTTTCATTGATTCTTCATGTCATATGGATGTTTATCAAATGCCCAATTTCATATATACAAAAGACCTATAA